The stretch of DNA CGCTTCCCATTCTGTCATCAACGAGATTTCCTTGTTTGGAATATTTTTCATTTCTGCATAGAAGGGTAAATTATCAATTAGAATGGCTGATAAATCTCCAAATCGTGTATCATATTGTTGATACAATTCACTGCTTCCACCAATTCTTAGATTTTTGTGAAGAAATATATTGGTTTCAGGTACTGCATTCAAGTATAATGCAAACATGGTTTTACCTGCGGCATAATGACAATCTTCTAACGACTCTTGGGAAATTGGAATAAATTTACTCTTAGCATTCGTGGTTCCGGATGATTTAGCAAACCATTTAATTCTACCTGGCCAAGTCACATCTTTTTCGCCTTTACGAGCTAACTCGATGTAGGGCTCAAAATCTTCATAAAAAACCGACGGGACACGTTCCTGAAATTTCTGAATTGTTTTTACCTCATCAAAACCAAACTCTTTTCCGTAGATCGTAGATTTTGATTTATTGATGTTGTGAAATAAAACTCTTTCCTGTGTTCCTAAAGGATTTTTGATGCTATCTTCAATAGCCTTCATACGACTGCGCATCATAATCTCCATTATCTTATTCACTAATCCCATTCGTCAAAAATTTGTAGATTTACTCACAAATTTAATTAAACTTTGAATAGATATGCAGTTTGAGGGACAAATTCGTAAAATGATTACTGAAAACGGGAATCCGGTAAAGTATTACTGGGATTTCAACCATGATTTTGTGACGATGAATCGCCTTTTAGGAAAGCGAATTAAAATCAATTTTGATCATTACGATTGTTTAGGATGTGGTGAAGATAAAGAAATTTATCAAATGGGTTACTGTAAGAATTGCTTCTTTACTTTACCTCAAGCTAATCCTAGTATTATTAGTCCTGAAAAATCAACTGCACATTTAGGAATTGAACAACGCGATTTGGAATGGGAAAAGAAATTTGAATTACAACCTCATGTTGTTTATTTAGCCAATTCCTCTGGTATTAAAGTGGGTGTAACACGCGAAACGCAGATTCCAACGCGTTGGATTGATCAAGGGGCTTCAGAAGCTATTATTATTGCACGTACAACCAATCGTTTTGAGGCAGGAATGATCGAGGTATCGTTAAAAGATGTAATGGCTGATAAAACCAATTGGCAACGCATGTTAAAAAATGATGTTCCTGACATTAACCTGTATGAACAATTCGAAATTGTAAAACAAAACGTAAATCCAGAATTTCAACAATTTTTAGTAGATGAACCAGAAGTTTATCAATTAGATTATCCCGTTTTAGAATATCCAGCCAAAGTAAAATCCACAAATCTGAAAAAGACGCCTGAAATTGAAGGTGTATTGAAAGGCATCAAAGGTCAATATTTAATTTTTGAAGATAATTCGGTTTTCAATGTTCGTGGACACGAAGGATTCTATGTGAAAGTTGAGATTTAATATTTAAAAAATGATAAAATATAAAAGCGTATCAGTAATGATGCGCTTTTTTTAATGTGTTGAATTTTAGTTAAATAAATTATGAAATATTTAAAATTTTGTTAACTTAGTTCTAATCAAAAACACAAAAAAATTACACTTATGAGTATAAATAAGGTTTTCTTAGGTATTGCAGTTGTTTCTGCAATTGGACTAACTTCTTGTGGAGGGA from Faecalibacter sp. LW9 encodes:
- a CDS encoding DUF2797 domain-containing protein — its product is MQFEGQIRKMITENGNPVKYYWDFNHDFVTMNRLLGKRIKINFDHYDCLGCGEDKEIYQMGYCKNCFFTLPQANPSIISPEKSTAHLGIEQRDLEWEKKFELQPHVVYLANSSGIKVGVTRETQIPTRWIDQGASEAIIIARTTNRFEAGMIEVSLKDVMADKTNWQRMLKNDVPDINLYEQFEIVKQNVNPEFQQFLVDEPEVYQLDYPVLEYPAKVKSTNLKKTPEIEGVLKGIKGQYLIFEDNSVFNVRGHEGFYVKVEI